From a single Bacilli bacterium genomic region:
- the dinG gene encoding ATP-dependent DNA helicase DinG, translating into MKFAVIDLETTGAQPDDAIIQVGLVIIDKNKIAGTYTKKVNPGRTIPEFIQRLTGITNEDVQDAPTIAEVLTELLPLLQDAVLVAHNASFDVGYLQRMLQKCGMPPFSGRVLDTIPLARMLYPGMPSLNLHSLAKSLGIAHEKSHQADSDALATAHVLLACLEKLRRLPLLTLQRLDGIFAGAPPALADLAWLIGEMRAQCEASLPLFLDNGRAFRQIQLHVDDWTDEDFSRDESLVDAWANTGFNDFLAEIKARLKRKFDRFEERSAQDEMIRLVHDSLEQGNHLLVEAGTGTGKSLAYLLPALYYSAMSGNKTVVGTHTIHLQEQIRTRDVPLLQEVFPFPIRVALLKGRNHYLCLRKFEAKINTLDFAYDYDDRITAGQLLVWLGETETGDDEELHFGPHGAEFWRTVESDAESCSAKTCPWFKKCFYHRAKNRANQADLIVTNHSLLLSDMKAENRLLPAYRQLIIDEAHHFEEEATRHLGMEVHYFSLLNALQRFYKDNRSGLLPVLAAKLAQSGDEGITEWTAALERLFPEFVRLKEEWDTLTQLMFDMLAKMNAADQSEQGQHILRLRPEQMPSPWPAALEAEDNMYIGISSVLNDLKRIVDKVEPRQAELEIEGILGDISAAAAELSRQRDTLRFIMRMAEEQFVYWLEASSAYKQKSLLLTAAPMDVSPVLRERFFAEKDAVVLTSATLSVNQSFDYLIEALGLNEAQKDGRLVTSVLKSPFAYREQALLLIPRDFASVRGNASASFIAELAQSLSSVAKATGGRMMVLFTSYRMLRQVYDLMVPELLSSGMQVLGQGIGGISRSKMIAYFQENPSSVLLGTSSFWEGVDIPGEALSCLAIVRLPFQPPNHPLVEAKCEIARRKEQNPFMRVSVPQAVIKFKQGFGRLIRTASDKGIVIVYDTRVIETAYGKYFLYSLPGPKIEHLPTRSLVSRIAEWLAEREKGDST; encoded by the coding sequence ATGAAATTTGCCGTTATCGATCTGGAAACGACCGGAGCTCAGCCTGATGATGCAATCATCCAGGTTGGGCTCGTTATTATTGATAAGAACAAGATCGCAGGCACTTATACGAAAAAAGTAAATCCGGGCCGAACCATTCCCGAGTTTATCCAGCGCTTAACCGGCATTACGAACGAAGATGTGCAGGATGCGCCAACAATTGCCGAGGTGCTTACGGAATTGCTGCCCCTTTTGCAAGATGCCGTATTGGTCGCGCATAACGCTTCCTTTGATGTTGGATATTTGCAAAGAATGCTGCAGAAATGCGGCATGCCGCCCTTTTCCGGGCGAGTGCTGGATACGATTCCATTGGCGCGCATGCTGTATCCGGGAATGCCCAGCTTAAACTTGCACAGCCTGGCCAAATCGCTTGGGATTGCCCACGAAAAGTCGCATCAGGCGGACAGCGACGCCTTGGCGACGGCGCACGTATTGCTTGCTTGCCTCGAGAAATTGCGCCGCCTGCCGCTTTTGACATTGCAGCGCCTGGACGGCATATTCGCCGGCGCTCCGCCCGCGTTGGCGGATTTGGCGTGGTTGATCGGCGAAATGCGCGCGCAATGCGAAGCGTCTTTGCCGCTCTTCCTGGATAACGGCAGGGCGTTTCGGCAAATTCAACTTCATGTCGACGATTGGACGGACGAAGATTTTTCCCGCGACGAATCGCTTGTGGACGCCTGGGCAAACACCGGGTTCAACGATTTTCTCGCGGAAATCAAGGCGCGGCTTAAACGGAAATTCGACCGATTTGAAGAACGGTCCGCGCAAGATGAGATGATCAGGCTTGTCCACGATTCGTTGGAGCAAGGAAATCATCTGCTGGTTGAAGCGGGAACGGGAACGGGCAAATCGCTGGCGTATTTGCTGCCGGCGCTTTATTACAGCGCGATGTCCGGGAACAAAACCGTTGTCGGCACCCACACGATCCATTTGCAGGAGCAAATCCGCACGCGCGATGTTCCGCTGTTGCAGGAAGTGTTTCCGTTTCCCATCCGGGTTGCCTTGCTGAAAGGGCGCAACCATTATTTATGCTTGCGTAAATTTGAGGCGAAAATCAACACGCTTGATTTTGCCTATGATTATGATGATCGCATTACGGCCGGGCAATTGCTGGTGTGGCTTGGCGAGACGGAAACCGGAGATGATGAGGAGCTGCATTTTGGGCCGCACGGCGCGGAGTTTTGGCGAACTGTCGAAAGCGATGCGGAGTCTTGTTCGGCGAAAACGTGCCCGTGGTTCAAAAAATGTTTTTATCATCGGGCAAAAAACCGCGCCAATCAGGCCGATCTGATCGTTACCAACCATTCGCTCCTGCTTTCGGATATGAAAGCCGAAAACAGGCTTTTGCCCGCATACCGGCAGTTGATCATTGATGAGGCTCACCACTTTGAAGAAGAAGCAACCAGGCATCTCGGCATGGAAGTGCATTATTTTTCTTTGCTGAATGCTTTGCAGCGGTTTTACAAAGACAACCGTTCCGGTCTGCTGCCGGTTTTGGCGGCCAAATTGGCGCAATCCGGCGACGAAGGGATAACTGAGTGGACTGCCGCGCTGGAACGGCTTTTCCCGGAATTTGTGCGTTTAAAGGAAGAGTGGGATACGCTCACCCAGCTTATGTTTGATATGCTCGCCAAGATGAATGCGGCGGACCAAAGCGAACAGGGGCAGCACATCTTGCGCTTGCGTCCTGAGCAAATGCCCTCTCCATGGCCGGCCGCGCTCGAAGCGGAAGACAACATGTATATAGGCATCAGCTCCGTGCTGAACGATTTAAAGCGCATCGTGGATAAAGTCGAACCGCGCCAAGCGGAACTGGAAATAGAAGGGATACTCGGCGATATTTCGGCGGCTGCCGCCGAATTGTCTAGACAGCGGGACACGCTAAGATTTATTATGAGAATGGCGGAAGAACAATTTGTCTATTGGCTGGAAGCGTCCAGCGCTTACAAGCAAAAGTCTTTGCTGCTTACCGCCGCGCCGATGGACGTAAGCCCCGTCTTGCGCGAGCGTTTCTTCGCCGAGAAAGATGCGGTCGTGCTGACTTCGGCGACTTTGTCGGTTAACCAATCATTTGATTATTTGATAGAGGCGCTTGGCCTAAACGAGGCCCAAAAAGACGGACGGCTGGTTACATCCGTTTTGAAATCTCCGTTTGCTTACAGAGAACAGGCTTTGCTCCTGATCCCGCGCGATTTTGCCAGCGTTCGGGGAAATGCCTCGGCGTCGTTCATTGCGGAGCTGGCGCAGTCGCTTTCCAGCGTTGCCAAAGCAACCGGCGGACGGATGATGGTGCTGTTTACGTCCTATCGCATGCTGCGTCAGGTGTATGACCTGATGGTTCCCGAGTTGCTTTCGTCCGGCATGCAAGTTTTGGGACAGGGGATTGGCGGCATCAGCCGCAGTAAAATGATCGCGTATTTTCAAGAGAATCCGTCCAGTGTTTTGCTTGGCACGAGCAGCTTTTGGGAAGGCGTCGACATTCCCGGCGAAGCGCTGAGCTGCCTCGCGATCGTCCGCTTGCCGTTTCAGCCGCCGAACCATCCACTGGTTGAAGCAAAATGCGAGATTGCCAGAAGGAAAGAGCAAAACCCGTTTATGCGCGTCTCCGTCCCGCAAGCGGTCATTAAATTTAAACAGGGATTCGGCCGCTTGATCAGAACGGCGTCGGATAAAGGCATTGTGATTGTGTATGACACGCGGGTGATCGAAACGGCTTACGGTAAGTATTTTCTTTATTCGCTTCCCGGGCCCAAAATCGAACATCTTCCGACGCGATCGCTCGTTTCGCGCATTGCGGAGTGGCTAGCCGAAAGAGAAAAGGGGGATTCCACGTGA
- a CDS encoding redox-sensing transcriptional repressor Rex — protein sequence MKTLKISEAVVRRLPIYLRFLKELQMKNVMTVSSHELGQKLDLNPAQIRKDLAYFGEFGKKGIGYDVGYLIEKIRQILKLDQPINVALVGAGNLGHALSNYNAYLKDNMRICAIFDNHPQKVGQKINNLPIHSTNELKRIVREKQIRIGIITVPAAEAQRVADQFVDAGVEAILNFAPIIIKVPEEIRVHHADFTTELQSLAYYLEN from the coding sequence GTGAAAACTTTGAAAATTTCCGAAGCGGTGGTGCGGAGATTGCCGATTTATTTGCGGTTTCTAAAAGAATTGCAAATGAAAAATGTCATGACCGTGTCGTCGCACGAGCTTGGGCAAAAACTGGATTTGAATCCGGCGCAAATTCGCAAAGATTTGGCGTATTTCGGCGAATTCGGCAAAAAGGGGATCGGTTATGACGTCGGTTATTTGATCGAGAAGATCCGGCAAATTCTGAAGCTGGACCAGCCGATCAATGTGGCGTTGGTCGGCGCCGGCAATCTCGGCCACGCGCTCAGCAATTATAACGCGTATTTGAAAGACAACATGCGGATCTGCGCGATTTTTGACAATCACCCGCAAAAAGTCGGACAAAAAATCAACAATCTCCCGATTCATTCGACGAACGAACTGAAGCGGATTGTGCGGGAAAAGCAAATCCGCATCGGTATTATTACCGTCCCTGCGGCGGAAGCGCAGCGGGTGGCCGACCAGTTTGTCGACGCGGGCGTCGAAGCGATTCTGAATTTTGCTCCGATTATCATCAAAGTGCCGGAGGAAATCAGGGTCCATCACGCCGATTTTACGACGGAACTGCAAAGTTTGGCCTATTATTTGGAAAATTGA
- a CDS encoding SPASM domain-containing protein, which produces MIIEQNGDVFPCDFFMSNDWKVGNFKENTLAEILTNPKYEEIMGLKPDLPEKCQTCEYLKLCYGGCPRNRVWLADKMEDVFCTSYKMIYRHSAEKLEFLATKIRKNWLNQHIKSGRPLPGRNDRCLCGSGKKFKQCCGQLV; this is translated from the coding sequence TTGATCATCGAGCAAAACGGCGACGTTTTTCCCTGCGACTTTTTCATGAGCAACGACTGGAAAGTGGGAAACTTCAAGGAAAACACGCTGGCGGAAATATTAACGAATCCGAAATACGAGGAAATTATGGGCTTAAAGCCCGACCTTCCGGAAAAATGCCAAACTTGCGAATATCTGAAATTATGCTATGGCGGCTGCCCGCGCAATCGCGTATGGCTAGCCGATAAAATGGAGGATGTGTTCTGCACCAGCTATAAAATGATTTATCGCCATTCCGCCGAGAAGCTCGAGTTTTTGGCAACCAAAATCCGCAAAAATTGGCTCAACCAGCACATAAAAAGCGGCCGGCCGCTTCCGGGGCGAAACGACCGTTGTTTATGCGGCAGCGGCAAGAAATTCAAACAGTGCTGCGGTCAGCTAGTTTAA
- a CDS encoding inorganic phosphate transporter has translation MLDGMALIVLIVILALLFDFTNGWNDSANAIATIIATRGLKPIYAVLLAAVLNLVGAFAFTAVAKMIGGGIIKSEGITLAVVVAILVGGIIWNTGMTLIGMPISASHALIGGIIGAGVAHGGFQLIIASGVYKVLLAMLFSPVIGAFLSFLLMKIFNFIFANYSPSKVKKLFRRLQLLSVSWLAFSHGTSDAQKSMGIIMMGLVAGGYVASMDEPIPFWVILACGLAMALGTAIGGKKVITTMGMRLSKLEPINGFSAEVATSLILTFVARIGIPVSSTHTITGSVIGVGLANRVNSVRWGLAGKIVYAWVFTLPGTAIISFLVYKLLQLFGLY, from the coding sequence ATGCTTGACGGAATGGCACTTATTGTGTTGATCGTCATTCTCGCCTTGCTGTTTGACTTTACCAACGGTTGGAACGACTCGGCAAATGCAATTGCCACCATTATCGCAACGAGAGGCTTAAAGCCGATTTATGCCGTACTTTTGGCCGCGGTATTGAATTTGGTCGGCGCTTTCGCCTTCACCGCGGTGGCGAAAATGATTGGCGGCGGAATCATCAAATCGGAAGGGATCACCCTCGCGGTCGTGGTCGCCATTCTGGTCGGCGGGATCATCTGGAATACGGGCATGACGCTGATCGGCATGCCAATCAGCGCCTCCCACGCGCTGATCGGCGGCATTATCGGCGCCGGCGTCGCCCACGGCGGTTTCCAATTGATCATCGCCTCCGGTGTTTACAAGGTGCTTTTGGCGATGCTGTTTTCACCGGTTATCGGCGCTTTTTTATCGTTTCTGTTAATGAAAATATTCAATTTCATTTTTGCCAACTATTCCCCTTCCAAAGTGAAAAAGCTGTTCCGCAGGCTGCAGCTCCTATCGGTCTCATGGCTCGCCTTCAGCCACGGCACTTCCGACGCGCAAAAATCAATGGGCATCATCATGATGGGTCTTGTTGCCGGCGGTTATGTTGCCAGCATGGATGAACCGATTCCTTTCTGGGTTATTCTCGCCTGCGGTTTGGCCATGGCGCTCGGCACGGCAATCGGCGGCAAAAAAGTCATCACCACCATGGGCATGCGTCTAAGCAAGCTGGAACCGATCAACGGTTTTTCCGCGGAAGTGGCGACGTCGCTTATCCTGACTTTCGTTGCGCGCATCGGTATTCCGGTCAGTTCGACGCATACGATCACCGGCTCCGTAATCGGCGTCGGTCTGGCCAACAGGGTCAATTCCGTTCGTTGGGGCTTAGCCGGCAAAATCGTTTACGCCTGGGTGTTTACGCTGCCGGGTACGGCAATCATTTCATTTTTGGTGTACAAGCTGCTGCAGTTATTCGGACTTTATTAA
- a CDS encoding DUF47 family protein → MVFRRKGDTDFLKLLIHSAENALKAAHLFQEAMSGSEPPAKHFPKIKQLETAGDEITHNIFRGLNKTFVTPLDREDIMELAIKMDDVTDGIEASIARFDYLNVIRSDDCMRHFAQVIVDSCNHLVQAFELLAKKKYMQILAHTVQINSLEDEGDRLMREGIRQIFTHPADPYQDFKLKELYERLEETTDACEDAANILESVVLRYA, encoded by the coding sequence ATGGTTTTTCGCAGAAAAGGCGACACGGATTTTCTAAAGCTGCTCATCCATTCCGCAGAAAACGCGCTGAAAGCCGCGCATTTGTTTCAGGAAGCGATGTCAGGCAGCGAACCGCCCGCCAAACACTTTCCCAAAATAAAACAACTGGAAACGGCAGGCGATGAAATTACCCATAACATTTTTCGCGGTTTGAATAAAACGTTTGTTACGCCGCTCGACCGCGAAGATATCATGGAATTGGCAATCAAGATGGATGACGTAACCGACGGTATCGAAGCGTCCATTGCCCGTTTCGATTATCTGAACGTCATTCGGAGCGACGACTGTATGCGGCATTTCGCGCAAGTCATCGTCGACAGTTGCAATCATTTGGTGCAGGCGTTCGAATTGTTGGCGAAGAAAAAGTATATGCAAATCCTTGCGCATACCGTGCAAATCAACAGTTTGGAAGACGAAGGCGACAGGCTGATGCGCGAAGGGATTCGCCAGATTTTCACGCACCCGGCGGACCCATATCAGGATTTCAAACTGAAGGAACTTTACGAACGGCTTGAAGAAACGACCGACGCGTGTGAAGATGCGGCCAACATTCTGGAGAGCGTGGTATTGCGGTATGCTTGA
- a CDS encoding amidohydrolase, producing the protein MGKKLIKNSIFVTMDDAHPIVSGCLAWDDDTITYIGERLPEGQFDEVIDGSHRLFMPGLVNTHGHAAMSLLRGYADDLALKVWLEEKMWPIENKFTDEDVRIGAKLSILEMLKSGTTCFVDMYDHMNEVALAVEQSGIRASLARGMIGFPPEAQTAKLKEATQFAKDWNGKADGRITTMMSPHSPYTCPPDFIRRIVETAQTLNLPVHTHMSETSEEVERNVCDYGKRPVAHLRDLGMFDVPCLVAHAVHLTDEEIGILAEHKVHVSHNPGSNLKLASGVARVMDMMRAGILLSLGTDSAASNNDLDMFGEIQLTALIHKGVSGDPTAVKAYDALKMGTINGARSLWLDRVGMLRAGMKADFIGIDIDQPHFYPRTDFISHLVYSASGRDVADVCIDGKWIVRNREVLTMDEEKIMREFAACFARLTK; encoded by the coding sequence ATGGGTAAAAAGTTAATCAAAAACAGTATTTTTGTTACGATGGATGACGCCCATCCGATTGTAAGCGGATGTTTGGCTTGGGATGATGACACGATCACTTACATCGGAGAGCGCCTGCCGGAAGGACAATTTGACGAAGTGATCGACGGAAGCCACAGGCTGTTTATGCCGGGGCTTGTCAACACGCACGGCCATGCCGCCATGTCGCTTCTTAGGGGATATGCCGACGATTTGGCGCTAAAGGTTTGGCTTGAAGAAAAGATGTGGCCGATCGAAAACAAGTTTACGGATGAAGATGTTCGGATAGGCGCCAAGTTGTCCATTTTGGAAATGCTAAAAAGCGGCACCACCTGTTTTGTCGATATGTACGACCACATGAATGAGGTCGCGTTGGCGGTCGAGCAATCCGGCATTCGCGCTTCGCTGGCGCGGGGAATGATCGGGTTTCCGCCGGAGGCGCAAACGGCCAAGCTAAAAGAAGCGACGCAATTCGCCAAGGACTGGAATGGCAAGGCGGACGGCCGCATTACGACGATGATGTCGCCGCATTCGCCGTACACATGCCCGCCGGATTTTATCAGGCGCATTGTGGAGACAGCGCAAACGCTCAATCTTCCCGTGCATACGCACATGTCCGAAACAAGCGAAGAAGTCGAGCGCAACGTGTGCGATTACGGCAAACGTCCCGTCGCGCATTTGCGCGATTTGGGCATGTTTGACGTCCCTTGCCTCGTCGCGCACGCCGTGCATTTGACCGACGAGGAAATCGGCATTTTGGCGGAGCATAAGGTGCACGTCTCGCATAACCCCGGCAGCAACCTGAAATTGGCGAGCGGGGTGGCCCGCGTGATGGATATGATGCGCGCCGGGATTTTGTTGTCGTTGGGCACCGACAGTGCGGCAAGCAACAACGATTTGGACATGTTCGGCGAAATCCAGCTTACCGCGCTCATTCATAAAGGCGTCTCCGGCGATCCTACCGCCGTCAAAGCTTATGATGCGCTGAAGATGGGCACGATCAACGGGGCCCGGTCGCTTTGGCTGGATCGGGTGGGCATGCTGCGAGCCGGAATGAAGGCGGATTTTATCGGCATCGATATCGACCAGCCGCATTTTTATCCGCGTACCGACTTCATTTCCCATCTTGTTTATTCCGCCAGCGGCCGGGATGTCGCCGATGTGTGCATCGACGGCAAATGGATTGTGCGCAATCGGGAAGTTTTGACGATGGACGAAGAAAAAATTATGCGCGAATTTGCCGCTTGTTTCGCTCGCCTGACGAAATAA